One genomic window of Azospirillum sp. TSH100 includes the following:
- the kdsA gene encoding 3-deoxy-8-phosphooctulonate synthase codes for MTTPRAVQVGDLTIANDRPFVLIAGPCQMESRDHAMETASALVEMTRALGMGLIYKSSFDKANRTSITTARGLGMDKALPIFAEVRERFGCPVITDVHESAQCAPVAEVVDVLQIPAFLCRQTDLLIAAAETGRAVNVKKGQFLAPWDMKNVAAKLVASGNERVLLCERGASFGYNTLVSDMRSLPIMAETGFPVVFDATHSVQQPGGQGTTSGGQREFVPVLARAAIAVGAAAVFMETHENPDCAPSDGPNMVPLKEMPALLAKLQAFDRLAKS; via the coding sequence ATGACCACGCCGCGCGCCGTTCAGGTCGGCGACCTGACCATTGCCAACGACCGTCCCTTCGTCCTGATTGCCGGCCCTTGCCAGATGGAAAGCCGCGACCATGCGATGGAGACGGCGTCCGCGCTGGTGGAGATGACCCGCGCGCTGGGCATGGGGCTGATCTACAAGTCCAGCTTCGACAAGGCCAACCGCACCTCGATCACCACCGCGCGCGGGCTGGGCATGGACAAGGCGCTGCCGATCTTCGCGGAAGTCCGCGAGCGGTTCGGCTGCCCGGTCATCACCGACGTGCATGAATCGGCCCAGTGCGCCCCGGTCGCCGAGGTGGTGGACGTGCTGCAGATCCCCGCCTTCCTCTGCCGCCAGACCGACCTGCTGATCGCCGCCGCCGAGACCGGCCGGGCGGTGAACGTCAAGAAGGGCCAGTTCCTGGCGCCGTGGGACATGAAGAACGTCGCCGCCAAGCTGGTGGCATCGGGCAACGAGCGCGTGCTGTTGTGCGAGCGCGGCGCCAGCTTCGGCTACAACACGCTGGTGTCGGACATGCGGTCCTTGCCGATCATGGCGGAGACCGGCTTCCCGGTGGTGTTCGACGCCACCCACTCGGTCCAGCAGCCGGGCGGGCAAGGCACCACCTCGGGCGGCCAGCGGGAGTTCGTGCCCGTCCTCGCCCGCGCCGCCATCGCCGTCGGCGCCGCCGCCGTCTTCATGGAGACGCATGAGAACCCCGACTGCGCCCCCAGCGACGGCCCCAATATGGTGCCGCTGAAGGAGATGCCGGCGCTGCTGGCGAAACTCCAGGCCTTCGATCGTCTGGCGAAGTCCTAA
- a CDS encoding efflux RND transporter periplasmic adaptor subunit, giving the protein MGRRSAIFLGLALSAAAGLSAYVVLARAEPGPAYRLARVEQGPLVSAITATGTMSALVTVEVSSQLSGQIAELYADFNSRVTSGQILARLNGDQLAARLAQAGADVDSAKATLTQQQALLDKARADLASAKASIANADAQIVRADLAQRDAERDLRRRRDLQGRGVVAAADLEKAETAAHSAQAQLIAARAQKRQAEAAEASADASLAVAAAQVEVARAQVAQREAALQLVRVDLNRSVIRSPIDGVVVNRAVSTGQTVAASLSAPTLFTIAQDLRQMEVLANIDEADIGRVREGMPVRFTVNAFPGDSFTGRVAQVRLAPKEDQTVVTYIVVITVENPELRLLPGMTANLRITVDERPAAVKLPNAALRFRPPGAEAATDAPAPTIGGPNGGRGAAALEAAAKRVMDGLKLDETRRRDIAALVAEARERFAALDAEGGDPERRRLEANAIRTATLERIAGLLEPAQRDRFDSLVDPGRAVEATRTVWVPGPGNGSPVGVQVRLGIGDGSFTEVVAGDLRAGQEVITGILAPDRDTRRGPRLGF; this is encoded by the coding sequence ATGGGCAGGCGGTCGGCGATCTTTCTCGGACTGGCGCTCAGCGCCGCGGCCGGACTGTCCGCCTATGTCGTACTGGCACGGGCGGAGCCGGGACCGGCCTACCGGCTGGCGCGGGTCGAACAGGGCCCGCTGGTCAGCGCGATCACCGCGACCGGCACCATGAGTGCCCTGGTGACGGTGGAGGTCAGTTCCCAGCTTTCCGGTCAGATCGCCGAACTGTATGCCGATTTCAACAGCCGGGTCACCAGCGGCCAGATCCTCGCGCGGCTGAATGGCGACCAGTTGGCCGCCCGGCTGGCCCAGGCCGGCGCCGATGTCGATTCCGCCAAAGCGACGCTGACCCAGCAGCAGGCTTTGCTCGACAAGGCGCGGGCCGATCTCGCCAGTGCCAAGGCCAGCATCGCCAACGCCGACGCCCAGATCGTCCGCGCCGACCTCGCCCAGCGCGATGCGGAGCGCGACCTGCGCCGCCGGCGCGATTTGCAGGGTCGTGGCGTGGTCGCCGCCGCCGATCTGGAGAAGGCGGAGACCGCGGCGCACAGTGCCCAGGCCCAGCTGATCGCCGCACGCGCCCAGAAGCGGCAGGCGGAAGCGGCGGAGGCATCGGCCGATGCCTCGCTGGCGGTCGCCGCCGCCCAGGTGGAGGTCGCCCGTGCCCAGGTGGCCCAGCGCGAAGCCGCCTTGCAGTTGGTCCGCGTCGATCTGAACCGCTCCGTCATCCGCTCTCCAATCGATGGGGTGGTGGTGAATCGGGCGGTCAGCACCGGCCAGACGGTGGCGGCCAGCCTGTCGGCGCCGACCCTGTTCACCATCGCCCAGGATCTGCGGCAGATGGAGGTTCTGGCCAACATCGACGAGGCAGACATCGGCCGGGTCCGCGAGGGCATGCCGGTGCGCTTCACCGTCAATGCCTTTCCCGGCGACAGCTTCACCGGCCGGGTGGCTCAGGTGCGGCTGGCGCCGAAGGAGGACCAGACCGTCGTCACCTATATCGTCGTGATCACGGTGGAGAATCCGGAGCTCCGGCTGCTTCCCGGCATGACCGCCAATCTGCGGATCACGGTTGACGAGCGGCCTGCGGCAGTGAAGCTGCCGAATGCAGCCCTGCGCTTCCGTCCGCCCGGCGCCGAGGCAGCCACCGATGCGCCGGCGCCGACCATTGGCGGTCCGAATGGCGGGCGAGGTGCTGCGGCGCTTGAGGCGGCGGCGAAACGGGTAATGGACGGGCTGAAGCTGGACGAGACAAGGCGGCGCGACATCGCCGCCCTGGTGGCCGAGGCGCGGGAGCGGTTCGCAGCGCTGGACGCGGAAGGCGGCGACCCGGAACGGCGAAGGCTGGAAGCCAATGCGATCCGCACCGCGACTTTGGAACGCATCGCCGGGCTGCTCGAACCGGCGCAGCGCGACCGTTTCGATTCGCTGGTCGACCCCGGCCGGGCAGTCGAGGCGACTCGCACCGTCTGGGTGCCCGGTCCCGGCAATGGGAGCCCGGTTGGCGTCCAGGTACGGCTCGGCATCGGTGACGGCAGCTTCACGGAGGTGGTCGCGGGCGACCTGCGGGCAGGGCAGGAGGTCATCACCGGAATCCTCGCTCCCGACCGCGACACCCGACGGGGGCCGCGCCTTGGTTTCTGA
- a CDS encoding CTP synthase, translating to MTRYIFITGGVVSSLGKGLASAALGALLQARGYKVRLRKLDPYLNVDPGTMSPYQHGEVFVTDDGAETDLDLGHYERFTGVSARKGDNITTGRIYSTVIAKERRGDYLGGTVQVIPHITDEIKEFIRADATDEDFVLIEIGGTVGDIESLPFLEAIRQFGNEVGQENVLYIHLTLLPYIPTAGELKTKPTQHSVKELLSVGIQANILLCRADRPIPENERKKIALFCNIRPERVIAALDVESIYQVPISYHEEGFDTQVLSYFGLPTDKEPDLSRWTRIMDRVRKPQGEVTIAVVGKYISLLDSYKSLAEALTHGGIANNVKVNLDWIDSEIFEDDDAAVKRLENVHGILVPGGFGSRGTEGKIRAAKFARERKVPYFGICFGMQMAVIEAARNMAKIEDAGSTELGKPGNPVVGLMTEWMRGNTLERRAEAGDLGGTMRLGAYSAKLLEGSKVAEIYGTTDISERHRHRYEVNVYYKERLERCGMKFSGLSPDGELPEIVEIPDHPWFIGVQFHPELKSKPFEPHPLFTAFIKAAIDQSRLV from the coding sequence ATGACTCGCTACATCTTCATCACCGGTGGCGTCGTTTCTTCGCTGGGCAAAGGTCTGGCATCGGCGGCGCTTGGGGCGCTTCTCCAGGCGCGCGGCTACAAGGTGCGGCTGCGCAAGCTGGATCCGTATCTGAACGTCGATCCCGGCACGATGAGCCCCTATCAGCACGGCGAGGTCTTCGTGACCGACGACGGGGCCGAGACGGACCTTGACCTGGGCCATTACGAGCGCTTCACCGGCGTGTCGGCCCGCAAGGGCGACAACATCACCACCGGCCGCATCTACTCCACCGTGATCGCGAAGGAGCGTCGCGGCGATTACCTGGGCGGCACCGTCCAGGTCATTCCGCACATCACCGACGAGATCAAGGAGTTCATCCGCGCCGACGCCACCGACGAGGACTTCGTCCTCATCGAGATCGGCGGCACGGTGGGCGACATCGAATCGCTGCCTTTCCTGGAGGCGATCCGCCAGTTCGGCAACGAGGTCGGCCAGGAGAATGTGCTCTACATCCATCTGACCCTGCTGCCCTACATCCCGACCGCCGGCGAGCTGAAGACCAAGCCGACCCAGCATTCGGTGAAGGAACTGCTGAGCGTCGGCATCCAGGCCAACATCCTGCTGTGCCGTGCCGACCGTCCGATTCCGGAGAACGAGCGCAAGAAGATCGCGCTGTTCTGCAACATCCGTCCGGAGCGGGTGATCGCTGCGCTCGACGTCGAGTCGATCTATCAGGTGCCGATCAGCTACCACGAGGAAGGCTTCGACACCCAGGTCCTGAGCTATTTCGGCCTGCCGACCGACAAGGAGCCGGACCTGTCGCGCTGGACCCGCATCATGGACCGGGTGCGCAAGCCGCAGGGCGAGGTCACCATCGCGGTGGTCGGCAAGTACATCAGCCTGCTCGACAGCTACAAGTCGCTGGCCGAGGCGCTGACCCACGGCGGCATCGCCAACAACGTCAAGGTCAACCTCGACTGGATCGATTCGGAGATCTTCGAGGATGACGACGCGGCGGTGAAGCGGCTGGAGAATGTCCACGGCATCCTGGTGCCGGGTGGCTTCGGTTCGCGCGGGACGGAAGGTAAGATCCGGGCGGCCAAGTTTGCCCGTGAGCGCAAGGTGCCCTATTTCGGCATCTGCTTTGGCATGCAGATGGCGGTGATCGAAGCCGCCCGCAACATGGCGAAAATCGAGGATGCCGGTTCGACCGAGCTGGGCAAGCCGGGCAACCCGGTCGTCGGCCTGATGACCGAGTGGATGCGCGGCAACACGCTGGAGCGCCGGGCCGAGGCCGGCGATCTGGGCGGTACCATGCGGCTGGGCGCCTATTCGGCCAAGCTGCTGGAAGGCAGCAAGGTCGCCGAGATCTACGGCACCACCGACATCTCCGAACGGCACCGTCACCGCTATGAGGTGAACGTGTACTACAAGGAGCGTCTGGAGCGCTGCGGCATGAAGTTCAGCGGCCTGTCGCCGGACGGGGAACTGCCGGAGATCGTCGAGATTCCCGACCATCCCTGGTTCATCGGTGTGCAGTTCCATCCGGAACTGAAGTCCAAGCCGTTCGAGCCGCACCCGCTGTTCACCGCCTTCATCAAGGCGGCGATCGACCAGAGCCGGTTGGTCTGA
- a CDS encoding DUF192 domain-containing protein, giving the protein MMVGRRFRGVVAALLLLVVAFPALALESFQKSKLTIETAGGGKFRFDVELALTPGQQAQGLMFRESMAADAGMLFVYDRVQPASFWMKNTLIPLDMLFIAADGRIVNIHDRAVPESLDSVNSDGPVKAILELNGGMASRLGIRPGDRVVSPDIAKP; this is encoded by the coding sequence ATGATGGTCGGTCGGCGTTTTCGGGGTGTTGTCGCAGCGCTCCTGTTGCTGGTGGTCGCCTTCCCGGCCCTGGCGCTGGAGAGCTTTCAGAAATCCAAGCTGACCATCGAGACGGCGGGCGGCGGCAAGTTCCGCTTCGATGTTGAACTGGCGCTGACGCCGGGCCAGCAGGCGCAGGGGCTGATGTTCCGCGAGTCGATGGCGGCCGATGCCGGAATGCTGTTCGTCTATGACCGGGTGCAGCCGGCCAGCTTCTGGATGAAGAACACGCTGATCCCGCTCGACATGCTGTTCATCGCCGCCGATGGCCGCATCGTGAACATCCACGATCGGGCGGTGCCGGAATCGCTGGACTCGGTCAACTCCGACGGGCCGGTGAAAGCCATCCTGGAACTGAATGGCGGCATGGCCTCGCGGCTCGGCATCCGCCCCGGCGACCGGGTGGTCTCGCCGGACATCGCCAAGCCGTAA
- a CDS encoding dienelactone hydrolase family protein: MSDVMIDAADGGRFSAYVAKPTVAPAGGLVVIQEIFGVNAVMREQCDWYAAQGFLVVCPDLFWRQQPGVQLTDKTQEEWSQAFALLNGMDQDKAVEDLKAALAWVRGQDGCTGKAGTVGYCLGGRLAFMMATRSDAEANVGYYGVGLEGLLGEADRIAKPLMLHIAENDKFSSPDKRDAVVAGVKDNKWVTAKVYPGMDHAFARPGGEHYDRNAADEANRLTVEFFRTHLA; encoded by the coding sequence ATGTCCGACGTGATGATCGATGCCGCCGACGGCGGCCGCTTTTCCGCCTATGTCGCCAAGCCCACCGTAGCCCCGGCTGGCGGACTGGTGGTGATCCAGGAAATCTTCGGCGTCAATGCGGTGATGCGCGAGCAATGCGACTGGTACGCCGCGCAGGGCTTCCTGGTGGTATGCCCCGACCTGTTCTGGCGCCAGCAGCCCGGCGTGCAGCTGACCGACAAGACGCAGGAGGAGTGGAGCCAGGCTTTCGCGCTGTTGAACGGCATGGATCAGGACAAGGCCGTCGAGGACCTGAAGGCAGCGCTCGCCTGGGTGCGCGGGCAGGACGGCTGCACCGGCAAGGCCGGCACCGTCGGCTACTGCCTGGGTGGCCGGCTCGCCTTCATGATGGCGACGCGGTCGGACGCCGAGGCCAATGTCGGCTATTACGGTGTCGGACTGGAGGGACTGCTGGGCGAGGCCGATAGGATCGCCAAGCCCCTGATGCTGCACATCGCCGAGAACGACAAGTTCTCAAGCCCTGACAAGCGCGACGCGGTGGTGGCCGGGGTGAAGGACAACAAATGGGTGACCGCCAAGGTTTATCCCGGCATGGACCATGCCTTTGCCCGGCCGGGAGGCGAGCATTACGACCGGAACGCTGCCGACGAGGCGAACCGGCTGACGGTGGAGTTCTTCCGGACGCATCTGGCCTGA
- a CDS encoding autotransporter domain-containing protein, protein MNRVRIAALATCLTALAAVQAGAADYSSTIFFGDSLTDSGAFQSLLPVGGKFTTNPGPVWSENLAGALGTSATTAARGGTDYAVGGARVNTSVGFPATGPTALAPSVATQISGYLASTGGRADPNALYTVWGGANDIFTALNTPATAQATVTQAASDLVAQVSRLRAAGARTILVPTVPDIGSTPFGLAQGATAAAQITQLVSGYNQLVTLGLANAGVSVIPIDTYSLLRAAVANPASFGFTNVTGTACTTSSSLLCTSGTLVAPNAAQTYLFADGVHPTTAGHRAVSDFVLNALTAPGNVAQLAESPIHTRDRLTATILAQAATSLWSRKPGTTGAWVSGGVGRLTSDRTGDPGAGGQAEVRGTPLSVSVGIDKRFTENLLLGVAGTASHYRGSFSTGGDYKQREYVLSGYGLYRMGGAFVNGVGSIGFTDYDLRRGVTINGTDHSTGGNTEGINASIGAEGGYEFMTGGLTHGPVLGLRYQHVEVEGFSEDSSLFGFTYRSQTRNSLVGSVGYQASYDFGSVLPYAKVTLNREFKDDQRNITVESRSISTLAYDVAVAKPDRSYVDLTAGASFKLAESVTGTLGLNARLGEENRRDYGGFVGVSVGF, encoded by the coding sequence ATGAATCGCGTCAGAATCGCCGCTCTCGCCACTTGCCTCACCGCGCTCGCCGCAGTCCAGGCCGGTGCGGCGGATTATTCCTCCACCATCTTCTTCGGCGACAGCCTGACCGACAGCGGTGCGTTCCAGTCGCTGCTGCCGGTCGGCGGCAAGTTCACCACCAATCCCGGTCCGGTGTGGTCGGAAAACCTCGCCGGGGCGCTCGGCACCTCCGCCACCACCGCGGCGCGGGGCGGCACCGATTATGCGGTTGGCGGCGCGCGGGTGAACACCTCCGTCGGTTTCCCGGCGACCGGTCCGACGGCGCTGGCCCCAAGCGTGGCAACACAGATCTCCGGCTACTTGGCCTCCACCGGTGGGCGGGCCGATCCGAACGCGCTCTATACCGTCTGGGGCGGGGCCAACGACATCTTCACCGCGCTCAACACTCCTGCCACCGCCCAGGCGACGGTAACCCAGGCGGCGAGCGATCTGGTGGCCCAGGTGTCACGGCTGCGTGCTGCCGGTGCCCGCACCATCCTGGTGCCGACGGTGCCGGACATCGGTTCGACTCCGTTCGGACTGGCGCAGGGCGCCACGGCGGCAGCGCAGATCACGCAGCTGGTCAGCGGCTATAACCAGTTGGTCACGCTGGGGCTGGCCAATGCCGGCGTCTCGGTCATCCCGATCGATACCTACTCCCTGCTGCGGGCGGCAGTCGCCAATCCGGCCTCCTTCGGCTTCACCAATGTGACCGGCACCGCCTGTACCACCAGCAGTTCACTGCTCTGCACCTCCGGGACCCTGGTGGCCCCCAATGCGGCGCAGACCTATCTGTTCGCCGACGGCGTCCATCCAACCACAGCCGGGCACCGCGCGGTGTCGGACTTCGTGCTGAATGCGCTGACCGCCCCCGGCAACGTGGCGCAGCTCGCCGAATCGCCGATCCACACCCGCGACCGCCTGACCGCCACAATCCTGGCCCAGGCGGCGACCAGCCTGTGGAGCCGGAAGCCCGGCACGACCGGGGCCTGGGTCAGCGGCGGCGTCGGCCGGCTGACCAGCGACCGCACCGGTGACCCTGGTGCCGGCGGGCAGGCGGAAGTTCGCGGCACGCCGCTTTCGGTCAGCGTCGGCATCGACAAGCGCTTCACCGAGAACCTGCTGCTCGGCGTCGCCGGCACGGCGTCGCATTATCGCGGAAGCTTCTCCACCGGTGGTGATTACAAGCAGCGCGAGTATGTTTTGAGCGGCTACGGCCTCTACCGCATGGGCGGCGCCTTTGTGAACGGCGTCGGGTCCATCGGCTTCACCGATTACGACCTGCGGCGTGGCGTCACCATCAATGGCACTGACCATTCCACCGGCGGCAACACCGAGGGCATCAACGCCTCCATCGGCGCCGAGGGCGGCTATGAGTTCATGACCGGCGGGCTGACCCACGGACCGGTGCTGGGCCTGCGCTACCAGCATGTCGAGGTCGAGGGCTTCAGCGAGGACAGCAGCCTGTTCGGCTTCACCTACCGCTCGCAGACCCGCAACTCGCTGGTCGGCAGCGTCGGCTATCAGGCGTCCTATGATTTCGGCAGTGTTCTGCCCTATGCCAAGGTGACGCTGAACCGGGAGTTCAAGGATGATCAGCGCAACATCACGGTGGAAAGCCGCAGCATTTCCACCCTGGCTTACGACGTGGCGGTGGCGAAGCCGGACCGCAGCTATGTCGACCTGACGGCCGGTGCCTCCTTCAAGTTGGCGGAGTCGGTGACCGGCACGCTCGGTCTGAACGCCCGGCTGGGTGAGGAGAACCGTCGCGATTATGGCGGCTTCGTCGGTGTCAGCGTCGGTTTCTGA